The following are encoded in a window of Paenibacillaceae bacterium GAS479 genomic DNA:
- a CDS encoding monovalent cation:proton antiporter, with amino-acid sequence MLHFFLLLPFLLAAMLPLLNKLTKKLHPGWLAMAAPVFMLFYFLSRIPEVSNGRSLTASAPWIPSLGVNVDSNLDGLGLLFSLLISGIGVLVVFYSIFYLHPRKEAVTRFYVCLLLFMGAMLGVVLSDHLIVLYGFWELTSITSFLLIAFWHKREASLAGALKSLLITSFGGLAMLAGFLLLGLAGGSLRVSELIGSSAALAESPLLLPSMLLIALGVLTKSAQFPFHIWLPDAMEAPTPVSAYLHSATMVKAGLYLAARLMPIFAGQAPWYILLTASGLITLLYGAFRAIKQTDLKALLAYSTISQLGLVLTLLGLGSVYPTGSTHEYAVYSTAAAAAALFHLVNHAAFKGALFMTAGIVDHETGTRDLRKLGGLLRFMPFTFTVALAASLSMAGVPPFGGFMSKELFFGSALDAMRSGSWGSAAFLIPAIAWTASAFTFVYSTIFVWRTFGGSRRGEQAAAPQAAVKEAPHNRPNDVPHETIHAAIHETSQDARYETLQETPHAVSIETSQDTTHAASNETPHEAPLGMLLSPMLLAVAALILGLFPGSIGPNVLQPALVSLQPGATEAFTELSLWHGWTPELLMTLGVFIVGGALFLIAPRVPLLHRPLRLLFSWNGLFSGALRNADRASERLTSLYLTGSMRHYASYVFLFLVFAVAVTTFVTGGFRISFNGMAPVTAYEGIAVASLIAAALAVPFAQSRMMAIILTGTVGYLVVLFFVLFRAPDLALTQMIVETVSVTLFLLCFYHLPALKREKIAPRTKLINGLIAATSGIVMTVVALGAFSGRAFPSISEYYLKNSYELAGGKNVVNVILVDFRGFDTMLEIVVLGIASYAIYGVIGLKWPEEKVAERSGLREREFRLIYEDARSNDVILQTLSKVILFLILTFSFYILFAGHNEPGGGFIGALMTSSALVLLSIAFGAKTVRTALPLNFRIVTACGIAVALLTGIGSFAFNMPFLSHAFGYAYLPIFGKNELATAVLFDLGVYLTVVGITMTIILAIGRDK; translated from the coding sequence TTGCTTCACTTTTTCCTTTTACTGCCCTTTCTTCTCGCAGCGATGCTGCCCTTATTAAACAAGCTAACCAAAAAGCTGCATCCCGGCTGGCTGGCGATGGCCGCACCTGTTTTTATGCTCTTTTACTTTCTTTCTCGCATACCTGAAGTTTCAAACGGTCGCAGCTTAACCGCGTCTGCTCCTTGGATTCCGAGTCTCGGAGTCAATGTGGACTCCAATCTGGACGGGCTTGGCCTGCTTTTTTCGCTGCTGATCAGCGGCATAGGTGTGCTCGTTGTTTTCTATTCCATTTTTTATCTACATCCACGGAAAGAAGCAGTGACGCGATTTTACGTTTGCCTGCTCCTGTTCATGGGAGCGATGCTCGGCGTGGTGCTGTCCGATCATCTCATCGTGCTGTACGGCTTCTGGGAGCTGACTAGCATTACTTCTTTTTTACTGATTGCATTCTGGCATAAAAGGGAGGCCTCCCTGGCTGGAGCTCTGAAATCGCTGCTCATAACGAGCTTTGGCGGTTTGGCAATGCTGGCTGGCTTCCTGCTGCTTGGTCTGGCTGGCGGCAGCTTACGCGTGTCGGAGTTGATTGGCTCTTCAGCCGCGCTCGCAGAGAGTCCGCTACTTTTACCGTCTATGCTGCTTATCGCGCTGGGCGTGCTGACCAAATCGGCCCAATTCCCGTTTCACATCTGGTTGCCCGATGCGATGGAGGCGCCAACGCCAGTCAGCGCGTACCTTCACTCCGCGACGATGGTAAAGGCTGGTCTTTACTTGGCAGCAAGACTGATGCCGATTTTTGCCGGGCAAGCGCCTTGGTATATTTTGCTCACCGCAAGCGGCCTAATCACACTGCTGTACGGGGCGTTCCGAGCGATCAAACAGACCGACCTCAAGGCGCTGCTTGCCTATTCCACGATCAGCCAGCTCGGTCTCGTACTGACGCTGCTTGGACTGGGGTCGGTTTATCCGACTGGCTCTACTCATGAGTATGCCGTATATAGCACGGCAGCTGCAGCGGCGGCTCTATTCCATCTTGTTAATCATGCAGCCTTCAAAGGCGCTTTGTTCATGACGGCGGGCATCGTCGACCACGAAACAGGAACGCGTGACTTGCGGAAGCTGGGAGGTTTGCTGCGCTTCATGCCGTTCACCTTCACAGTAGCTCTTGCGGCCTCATTGTCGATGGCTGGCGTTCCGCCGTTCGGCGGCTTTATGAGCAAGGAGCTGTTTTTCGGCTCTGCGCTGGACGCCATGCGCTCGGGCAGCTGGGGTTCGGCTGCATTTCTCATTCCTGCTATCGCTTGGACAGCGAGTGCGTTTACCTTCGTGTATAGCACTATTTTTGTCTGGCGCACTTTCGGCGGCAGCAGAAGGGGAGAGCAGGCGGCGGCACCGCAGGCGGCAGTGAAAGAGGCACCGCATAATCGGCCGAATGATGTACCGCATGAAACGATACATGCGGCAATTCATGAGACTTCACAAGATGCACGATATGAAACTCTTCAAGAAACTCCGCATGCGGTGTCCATCGAAACCTCGCAAGACACTACGCATGCAGCGTCCAACGAGACCCCGCATGAAGCGCCGCTCGGCATGCTGCTCTCACCGATGCTGCTCGCTGTGGCAGCGCTCATCTTGGGCCTGTTCCCCGGCTCCATCGGCCCGAATGTGTTGCAGCCGGCGCTCGTCTCGCTGCAGCCTGGAGCAACGGAAGCATTCACTGAACTCTCGTTATGGCATGGCTGGACGCCAGAGCTGCTCATGACGCTGGGCGTGTTCATCGTAGGCGGGGCGTTATTCCTAATTGCTCCGCGAGTACCACTGCTGCATCGGCCGCTGCGCTTGCTGTTCAGTTGGAATGGTCTATTCAGCGGCGCTCTTCGGAACGCCGACCGCGCTTCGGAACGGCTGACCTCCCTGTACCTGACCGGCTCGATGAGACATTACGCCAGCTATGTGTTTCTGTTTTTGGTGTTTGCTGTTGCTGTCACGACCTTCGTGACAGGTGGGTTCCGTATCAGCTTCAACGGGATGGCGCCAGTCACCGCCTATGAAGGCATCGCGGTTGCATCGCTTATTGCGGCAGCTTTGGCCGTACCGTTTGCCCAATCCCGCATGATGGCGATTATTTTGACCGGAACCGTCGGCTACTTGGTCGTGCTGTTTTTTGTCCTCTTCCGGGCGCCTGACCTGGCGTTGACCCAGATGATCGTGGAGACGGTGTCGGTTACGCTGTTTCTGCTTTGCTTTTACCACTTGCCGGCGCTCAAGCGCGAAAAGATTGCCCCGCGCACAAAGCTGATCAACGGGTTAATCGCTGCGACTTCTGGAATTGTGATGACGGTAGTTGCGCTTGGCGCGTTCAGCGGCCGGGCATTTCCTTCCATTTCGGAATATTACCTGAAAAATAGCTATGAATTGGCCGGAGGCAAAAACGTCGTCAACGTCATCCTCGTGGACTTCCGCGGTTTTGATACGATGCTCGAAATCGTCGTACTCGGCATTGCTTCCTACGCCATCTATGGCGTCATTGGCTTGAAATGGCCGGAAGAGAAGGTTGCTGAAAGGAGCGGGCTGCGAGAGCGCGAGTTCCGTCTTATCTATGAGGATGCTCGTAGCAATGACGTTATTTTGCAAACTCTATCCAAGGTTATTCTGTTTCTAATTCTGACTTTCTCTTTTTATATCCTATTTGCTGGCCATAATGAACCGGGGGGCGGCTTCATCGGCGCATTGATGACATCATCCGCGCTTGTCCTGTTAAGCATTGCCTTTGGTGCAAAAACGGTTCGTACAGCGCTGCCGCTCAACTTTCGCATCGTCACCGCCTGCGGCATCGCCGTCGCACTGCTTACTGGCATCGGATCGTTTGCTTTCAACATGCCGTTCCTCAGCCATGCATTCGGTTATGCGTATTTGCCCATTTTCGGCAAAAACGAACTCGCAACCGCCGTCCTGTTCGATCTGGGCGTATATCTGACGGTTGTTGGAATTACGATGACAATTATTTTGGCCATCGGGAGGGACAAGTAA
- a CDS encoding multisubunit sodium/proton antiporter, MrpC subunit — protein sequence MELLLALAIGILFAVGVYMILARSLLRVILGLSLLTHSVHLLLLTMSGLKAGAPPLLGEKADSYVDPLPQALILTSIVISFGVTSLYFVLAYKSYQKLGTDDTEQMRREADE from the coding sequence ATGGAGCTTCTGCTCGCACTGGCCATCGGCATCTTGTTTGCCGTAGGCGTTTATATGATTCTTGCGCGCAGCTTGCTGCGCGTCATTCTCGGACTATCGCTGCTCACGCACAGCGTTCATTTGTTGTTGCTGACGATGTCGGGCCTTAAGGCGGGGGCGCCGCCGCTGCTCGGAGAAAAGGCTGACAGTTACGTCGATCCGTTGCCGCAGGCGCTCATTCTCACATCGATCGTCATCAGCTTCGGCGTTACTTCACTTTATTTTGTATTAGCCTACAAGTCCTATCAAAAGCTTGGCACCGACGACACAGAGCAGATGAGGAGAGAAGCGGATGAATAA